The genomic window AGGGCGTCACCTCGAAGTACGCCATGCTGGTGCGGTGGGAGCTCGCACCCGAGCAGTACACGTCGAACAAGGGCGGCGGCCTCGGCTACGGGCTCCCGGCGTCGGTCGGTGCCGCCGTCGCCGAAGCGCAACTGGACGACCCGCGCGACGTGGTCGGCTTCATCGGTGACGGCTCCTACCAGTACTACCCGCACTCGATCTACAGCGCCGCCCGCTACGATCTGGATCTCACCGTCGTCATCTCCGACAACCGCAACTACCGCATCCTGAAGGATAACACGCTCAAAATCATGGGCGGCGAGGAAGACGACTACGACTTCGTCGGCATGGACTTCGATCCCGCCGTCGATCTCGTGAAAAACGCCGAGAGCCACGGCGCTCGCGCCGAACGCATCGAAACACCCGACGGGATCGAGGACCCCCTCGAGGACGCCCTCGAGCGCGACGGCCCCGACGTGCTCGACGTGTTGGTCCACGACTGAGACGCCGCCGACCACTCCGCGACTCCGGTCGTCGATCCGGCCCTGATTCGCCGCCGCGCGGCCGGTAGACACTTGGATATCCTCGCCGCAGAAAGCGTATTCACGGATGGGATGGGTGATCAACCCCTACAGCGTCGTCCTCTTGCTCTCGTTGGTCGTCGCCGTCGGCACCGCAGTCGCGGCGGCGCGGTCGCGTCCAGCCGCCGGCTCGGTTCCTCTGACCATGCTCATGGCGAGCGTCGCGCTCTGGCTGGGCGCACACGTCCTCGAGATCGAATCGGCGACGTTCCTCTGGAAGGCCCGCTGGGCGGACCTCCAGTGGCTGCCCGCCGCCGTCATCCCGACGCTGTTTCTCGTGTTTGCCCTCGAGTACACGGGCAGGGATCGGTGGCTCACCCGTCGTCGGCTGGGACTGCTCGTGATCGAGCCGGCCGTTATGATCGGCCTGTTGGCGACAAACGACCGGATGCGGCTGCTGTGGGGCACGCCGGTTGAGGCGACGGTCGCGCTGGATATCCCGTGGGGCAGTCGGCGACCGTCGTCACCGCGACGCCGAAAATCGGGCTGTTCGCCCACCTCGGGTACGCGACGCTCTGTCTCGCGGCCACCGCGATTATCGTCTTGGAACTCGTCGTCCGGAGCAACCGCCTCCACCGCTGGCAGGGGCTCGCCGTCCTGATCGCAGTCGCGGTCCCGTGGACGACGGCCGTCGTCGCGTCGTCGTCGCTCGAGATCATCGGCACGACGCCGATTGGTCTGACGGTCACCGGCCTCGCGCTCACGGTCGGCCTCTACCGATACCGGCTCCTCGAGATCACGCCGATCGCCCGAAACGAGGTCGTTGCGAACCTCGAGGACGGCGTCCTCGTCGTCGACTCGAACCGGCGGATCGTCGACAGCAACCCGGTTGCGCGGTCTCGCTTCGGCCGCGACGAACTCGTCGGCGAGCGGATCGATACCGTCCTGCCGGTCGATTTCAACGCGGTGATCGACGCGTCGGACCGCTGCGACGGCAGCGAGGGGGCAGCCGACGAGACCGGCGACGACGCCGCCCAGTTCTCGCTCGCGGACGGCGGCGATCGGTCCTACTACGAACTCTCGGCCGCGCCGATCGACGACGGCCGCGGCCGCCCGATCGGCTGGACCGTCATCG from Natrinema versiforme includes these protein-coding regions:
- a CDS encoding histidine kinase N-terminal 7TM domain-containing protein, coding for MGWVINPYSVVLLLSLVVAVGTAVAAARSRPAAGSVPLTMLMASVALWLGAHVLEIESATFLWKARWADLQWLPAAVIPTLFLVFALEYTGRDRWLTRRRLGLLVIEPAVMIGLLATNDRMRLLWGTPVEATVALDIPWGSRRPSSPRRRKSGCSPTSGTRRSVSRPPRLSSWNSSSGATASTAGRGSPS